The following coding sequences lie in one Neosynechococcus sphagnicola sy1 genomic window:
- a CDS encoding efflux RND transporter periplasmic adaptor subunit → MQLPLIGKVNHPLPWVAGLVAAGVISVGVMGLVIFRHSAPKLDLAKLTVPVVAQDLTVRISASGTVVPRQTVNLSPKTSGRLAKLYVEQGDSVRQGQIIAQMDNEDAAALLAQTKGSFANAMAHLAEIKAGSRSEEIAQAQAAVQQAQAQVREAASRLNLAMERVRRNKLLAAEGAIARDRLDEVLNESRNAQAGLDLAQARVKETQERLDQTEVGNRREQIDQAQALVAEARGRLQAIEVQMEDTVIRAPFDGVITQRYADPGDFVTPTTSASSTASATSSSIVALASGLEVLAKVPEVDISQIRVGQPVEISADAYPTQVFKGVVRLIAPEAVVEQNVTSFQVRIDIQTGRQQLRSGMNVDMSFLGDRLKNALVVPTVAVVTQAGQLGVLVPGRDDQPEFKPVTTGPNIGNQIQLLGGIQAGERVFVELPAGKKLEDFTKTKQLE, encoded by the coding sequence ATGCAACTTCCCCTGATTGGCAAAGTGAATCATCCGCTTCCCTGGGTTGCTGGGTTGGTAGCAGCTGGGGTGATTTCAGTGGGAGTGATGGGACTCGTAATTTTCCGCCACAGTGCGCCGAAACTTGACCTCGCCAAACTGACAGTGCCCGTTGTCGCCCAAGATCTGACAGTACGGATCTCAGCCAGCGGTACCGTCGTGCCGCGACAGACGGTGAATCTCAGCCCCAAAACGTCGGGACGGCTGGCGAAACTGTATGTGGAGCAAGGCGATAGTGTCCGCCAGGGGCAGATCATTGCCCAGATGGACAATGAAGATGCGGCAGCGCTGCTGGCTCAAACCAAAGGTAGCTTTGCCAATGCCATGGCCCATTTAGCCGAGATCAAAGCCGGGAGCCGTTCCGAGGAAATTGCCCAAGCCCAGGCCGCGGTGCAGCAAGCCCAAGCCCAGGTACGAGAGGCCGCCTCTCGTCTAAATTTAGCCATGGAGCGGGTGCGACGAAATAAACTATTAGCCGCTGAAGGGGCGATCGCCCGCGATCGCTTAGATGAAGTATTAAATGAATCGCGCAATGCCCAGGCGGGTCTCGATTTGGCCCAAGCACGGGTCAAGGAAACCCAAGAGCGCCTAGACCAGACAGAGGTAGGCAACCGCCGGGAACAGATCGACCAAGCTCAAGCCCTGGTTGCAGAAGCCAGAGGCCGCTTACAGGCCATTGAAGTGCAAATGGAAGATACGGTGATCCGCGCCCCCTTTGACGGTGTGATTACCCAACGCTATGCAGACCCCGGTGATTTTGTCACTCCCACCACCTCAGCCTCTAGTACCGCATCGGCTACCTCCTCCTCGATCGTGGCCTTAGCCAGTGGTCTAGAAGTGTTAGCCAAAGTGCCGGAAGTAGACATCAGTCAAATTCGCGTCGGCCAACCTGTCGAAATTTCAGCAGATGCCTATCCCACCCAGGTGTTTAAGGGCGTGGTGCGGCTGATTGCACCGGAGGCAGTTGTTGAGCAGAATGTCACCTCCTTTCAAGTGCGCATCGACATTCAAACTGGGCGGCAACAGTTGCGTTCCGGGATGAATGTGGACATGAGCTTTTTGGGCGATCGCCTAAAAAATGCTTTGGTAGTGCCGACCGTAGCCGTAGTTACCCAGGCGGGGCAACTCGGCGTCCTGGTGCCGGGTCGGGATGATCAACCTGAGTTCAAGCCCGTCACCACTGGCCCCAACATTGGCAACCAAATTCAACTATTGGGGGGAATTCAAGCGGGAGAGCGGGTGTTTGTTGAATTACCTGCGGGCAAGAAACTGGAAGATTTCACCAAAACCAAACAACTGGAATAG
- a CDS encoding ABC transporter permease, with the protein MDTVESIRMAVKTLTANKLRSSLTMLGMIIGNASVIAVIGIGQGAQRLAAEQFEALGPNVLFVVPGTRQARNRTFEIPKTLVLADAEAIAAQVPSVKGVAPQLQSQLTITYRGRNITNLVVGTTPQFLPVRSFDVARGRFITNLDIERNNQVVILGPDLATSLFRGANPIGQTIRIKNVAFNVIGVMRPKGAFLGSNQDDVAYVPISTMANRVVGRTSPYGLELTFISVSAQNPESIGAAVFQISNLLRQRHKITNEDDFAVDTQKDILSIVGTITGALTLMLAAIAGISLLVGGIGIMNIMLVSVTERTQEIGLRKAIGASQQDILVQFMIEAVILSAAGGLIGTLIGSGGVLLVAAITPLKATIAPVAVALAVGVSGGIGLFFGVVPARQAAQLDPIVALRSN; encoded by the coding sequence ATGGATACAGTTGAAAGCATCCGCATGGCAGTCAAAACCTTGACCGCCAACAAACTTCGCAGTTCCCTCACCATGCTGGGGATGATCATTGGCAATGCCTCGGTGATCGCCGTGATTGGCATTGGTCAGGGTGCCCAGCGTTTGGCAGCCGAACAGTTTGAAGCCCTTGGCCCCAATGTGCTGTTTGTGGTTCCTGGCACCCGTCAGGCGCGCAATCGCACCTTTGAAATCCCAAAGACCTTGGTGCTGGCCGATGCTGAGGCGATCGCCGCTCAGGTGCCCTCAGTCAAAGGCGTTGCCCCCCAACTGCAAAGTCAACTGACTATTACCTATCGGGGGCGAAATATTACCAACTTGGTAGTCGGGACGACGCCACAATTTCTGCCAGTTCGCAGCTTCGATGTTGCCAGGGGTCGGTTTATTACGAATCTAGATATTGAACGCAATAACCAGGTGGTGATCTTAGGCCCGGATTTAGCCACCAGTTTATTTCGAGGGGCTAATCCCATCGGCCAGACAATTCGGATTAAAAATGTTGCCTTTAATGTAATTGGGGTGATGCGTCCTAAAGGAGCCTTTTTGGGCAGTAACCAGGATGATGTTGCCTACGTACCGATTTCCACCATGGCGAACCGGGTGGTGGGTCGTACCTCTCCCTACGGTTTAGAGTTAACCTTTATTTCTGTTTCTGCCCAGAATCCTGAGAGTATTGGTGCTGCTGTGTTTCAGATTTCTAACCTGCTACGGCAGCGCCATAAAATCACGAATGAAGACGATTTTGCCGTCGATACTCAAAAAGACATCCTCAGCATTGTCGGTACCATCACCGGGGCGCTAACTCTGATGCTAGCGGCGATCGCTGGAATTTCCCTCCTCGTGGGCGGCATTGGGATTATGAACATCATGCTGGTATCGGTGACGGAACGCACCCAGGAAATTGGTCTCCGCAAGGCTATTGGCGCTTCTCAGCAGGATATTTTGGTGCAGTTCATGATCGAAGCCGTGATTCTCTCGGCGGCGGGTGGGTTGATTGGAACCCTCATCGGCTCTGGTGGAGTGCTGTTGGTGGCAGCCATCACCCCCTTAAAAGCGACGATCGCTCCGGTGGCGGTGGCTCTAGCAGTGGGAGTCTCAGGGGGCATTGGCCTGTTCTTTGGAGTCGTACCCGCTCGTCAAGCAGCACAACTTGATCCCATCGTGGCCTTACGGAGTAATTAA
- a CDS encoding ABC transporter ATP-binding protein, giving the protein MTQSTIIRLEDLSKVYGEGETQVRALSEINLTIEQGEYCAIMGASGSGKSTLMNMIGCLDRPTSGHYYLDGMDVAQLGDRDLAHIRNLKLGFVFQQFHLLPQLTALENVMLPMVYANVAADERQQRALSALKRVGLGHRLSNRPNQLSGGQQQRVAIARAIVNRPVVLLADEPTGALDSHTTQEVMDIFGELNASGITVIIVTHEVDVARCTRRVVWFRDGEIVHSHLSPLELGTVAVP; this is encoded by the coding sequence ATGACACAATCCACCATCATTCGCCTGGAGGATCTATCGAAAGTCTATGGCGAGGGCGAAACCCAGGTACGGGCGTTAAGTGAGATCAACCTCACGATTGAGCAAGGGGAATACTGCGCCATTATGGGAGCCTCTGGTTCCGGTAAGTCAACGTTGATGAACATGATTGGCTGCCTTGATCGCCCCACCAGTGGTCACTATTACCTGGATGGCATGGATGTGGCTCAGTTGGGAGATCGCGACCTCGCCCATATCCGTAACCTCAAACTTGGGTTTGTGTTCCAGCAATTCCATCTCCTGCCGCAGCTGACGGCCCTGGAAAATGTCATGCTGCCCATGGTCTATGCCAATGTTGCCGCCGATGAACGCCAGCAACGGGCGCTGTCGGCTCTGAAGCGTGTGGGGTTGGGGCATCGTCTCTCCAATCGCCCAAATCAACTGTCGGGAGGACAACAACAACGGGTGGCGATCGCCCGCGCCATTGTCAATCGTCCCGTCGTCCTGTTAGCCGATGAACCGACTGGAGCCTTGGATTCCCACACCACACAAGAAGTCATGGATATCTTTGGGGAGTTAAATGCCAGCGGCATCACGGTGATTATTGTTACCCATGAAGTGGATGTGGCTCGTTGTACCCGCCGCGTGGTTTGGTTTCGGGATGGTGAAATTGTCCATTCCCATCTCTCTCCCCTGGAGTTGGGGACAGTGGCCGTCCCCTAG
- a CDS encoding PAS domain S-box protein, with protein sequence MRALQEHRFIHDVEMGVVRSDGTIRWLSVSAAPMPLVQYGVVIAYIDISDRKHAEAEAKESEERFRLLAEISPVGIFHNDAQGNCNYANEKIQQITGLPLEQILGDGWGRYLHPDDLEWMYTVWSNFVEASKRGHEATYKVEHRYLHPDGTLIWGLAQAVTERNEAGEVIGFIGSVTDITEAKREEIVRKQTEAVLRQYERIIATTPDGILLLDRNYIYQVVNQSYLAWHQKSLADFIGQSCAQHVDADVFESEVKPGLDRCLNGEIVHYERWYDYQSGGRFVSVTYVPYTELDGTISGVVVNVRDISERKRSEAERKQAEIALQESEKNLQIAQRVAHLGSWQYDPATQKINWSEELFRIYGLDPSQPEPSYEDYLQLIYPQDLAQLTQMVEQAIITGTPYEIEHRLIHPDGYVRWLLGRGEAELDDEGRVIKLFGTALDITDRKEAEIALAQAKEIAEAATRAKSEFLANMSHEIRTPMNGVNGMAQLLSTTTLTTEQQDYVQAIRESGDALLTIINDILDFSKIESGNLELEASTFVLEDMIKSVCNLLRKQALDKEIDLQYFNSPDTPAVVVGDSSRLRQILLNLVGNAIKFTENGRVLVSVSHRVIADEQPQKYEFIFAIKDTGIGIRSDQLHKLFQPFTQADASISRKYGGTGLGLTICKRLVALMGGTIWVESLGHLGGDPPVDWVSEPDCGFLQGSSFYFTLTMAAASVNELSPQTSSYSGTQATTLLARESSLRILLAEDNRVNQKVAIQVLKRLGYGADIATNGVEVLAALERQPYELILMDVQMPQMDGMEATARICRLYPENIRPYIIAMTANAMVSDREACLAVGMNDFVSKPIQIAELIAALKKCSAFIARRAFCSNH encoded by the coding sequence GTGCGGGCCTTACAAGAACATCGCTTTATCCATGATGTCGAAATGGGGGTGGTGAGATCGGATGGTACGATTCGCTGGCTGAGTGTCAGTGCGGCTCCCATGCCTTTAGTGCAGTATGGTGTGGTCATTGCCTATATCGATATTAGCGATCGCAAGCACGCCGAAGCGGAAGCGAAAGAAAGTGAAGAACGCTTTCGCTTACTAGCAGAAATTAGCCCGGTGGGAATTTTTCACAATGACGCTCAAGGAAATTGCAATTATGCCAACGAGAAAATTCAGCAAATTACCGGACTGCCCCTCGAACAGATTTTAGGCGATGGTTGGGGCAGGTATTTACATCCAGATGATTTGGAATGGATGTATACAGTTTGGTCTAATTTTGTTGAAGCATCAAAGCGAGGTCATGAGGCAACCTACAAAGTTGAACATCGTTATCTTCATCCCGACGGTACGCTGATCTGGGGGTTGGCTCAGGCAGTGACAGAGCGGAACGAAGCCGGGGAAGTCATTGGATTTATTGGCTCGGTAACCGATATCACCGAAGCGAAGCGAGAGGAAATTGTTCGCAAGCAAACCGAAGCCGTCCTCCGTCAGTATGAGCGGATTATTGCTACCACCCCCGATGGAATTTTGCTACTAGATCGCAACTATATTTATCAGGTCGTCAACCAATCCTATCTGGCATGGCATCAAAAGTCCTTAGCGGATTTTATCGGACAATCCTGTGCTCAGCATGTCGATGCCGATGTGTTTGAGTCTGAGGTAAAACCGGGTTTAGATCGATGCCTCAATGGAGAGATTGTCCATTACGAGCGCTGGTACGACTATCAGAGTGGTGGGCGCTTTGTCAGCGTCACCTATGTCCCCTATACCGAGCTTGATGGCACCATATCTGGGGTGGTTGTCAATGTACGTGATATTAGCGAACGTAAACGCAGCGAAGCTGAACGCAAGCAAGCAGAAATAGCCTTACAAGAAAGTGAAAAGAATTTGCAGATTGCTCAGCGGGTCGCCCATCTGGGTAGTTGGCAATACGATCCGGCCACTCAGAAAATCAATTGGTCAGAGGAACTATTCAGGATTTATGGACTTGACCCCAGCCAACCTGAACCCAGTTATGAAGACTATCTACAGCTAATTTATCCTCAGGATCTGGCTCAACTAACTCAGATGGTTGAACAGGCAATCATCACAGGAACTCCCTACGAAATCGAGCATCGACTCATCCATCCTGATGGCTACGTGAGGTGGCTTCTCGGGCGAGGAGAGGCCGAACTGGATGACGAGGGACGGGTGATCAAACTTTTTGGAACCGCCTTAGATATCACCGATCGCAAAGAAGCAGAGATCGCCCTCGCTCAGGCAAAGGAAATTGCCGAGGCAGCAACCCGTGCCAAGAGTGAGTTTCTAGCCAACATGAGTCACGAAATTCGTACCCCGATGAATGGGGTGAATGGGATGGCACAATTACTCTCTACCACAACCCTCACAACCGAACAACAGGACTATGTACAAGCGATTCGGGAAAGTGGTGATGCCCTATTGACCATTATTAATGATATTCTTGACTTCTCTAAAATTGAGTCTGGGAATTTAGAGCTAGAAGCAAGCACTTTTGTGCTGGAAGATATGATCAAATCCGTGTGTAATCTCCTGAGAAAGCAAGCCTTAGACAAGGAAATTGATCTCCAATATTTTAATTCTCCTGACACCCCTGCTGTGGTAGTTGGAGATAGTTCTCGGCTACGACAAATACTTCTAAACCTCGTTGGCAATGCAATTAAATTTACTGAAAATGGCCGTGTTTTAGTCTCAGTGAGTCATCGCGTTATCGCCGATGAACAGCCGCAAAAATATGAATTCATATTTGCGATTAAAGATACAGGGATTGGGATTCGGAGCGATCAGCTGCATAAGTTATTTCAACCCTTCACTCAAGCCGATGCTTCCATTAGTCGCAAGTATGGTGGTACCGGCCTGGGTTTAACGATTTGCAAGCGGTTGGTAGCGTTAATGGGAGGCACCATCTGGGTTGAAAGCCTCGGACATCTAGGGGGTGATCCGCCTGTGGATTGGGTTTCTGAGCCAGACTGTGGGTTTCTTCAAGGTTCCAGCTTTTACTTCACCCTGACCATGGCCGCCGCTTCTGTCAATGAACTCAGCCCACAAACTTCTTCCTATTCAGGGACTCAAGCCACAACTTTGCTTGCCAGGGAATCGTCCCTGCGAATTCTGCTGGCGGAAGATAATCGCGTCAATCAAAAAGTTGCCATTCAAGTTCTCAAGCGGTTGGGATATGGGGCAGATATTGCCACCAATGGAGTAGAAGTCTTAGCAGCGTTGGAACGTCAACCCTATGAACTGATTCTCATGGATGTGCAGATGCCACAAATGGATGGCATGGAAGCCACCGCTCGAATTTGTAGGCTCTACCCGGAAAATATTCGCCCTTACATCATTGCTATGACAGCGAATGCCATGGTGAGCGATCGCGAAGCCTGTCTCGCCGTGGGCATGAATGATTTCGTCAGCAAGCCGATTCAGATCGCAGAACTGATTGCGGCATTGAAAAAATGCAGCGCTTTTATTGCTAGGAGAGCCTTTTGCTCAAACCACTAG
- a CDS encoding cache domain-containing protein produces the protein MVPFLVQVIAAVGLVGYLSYRSGHQAVQALASRLMVETGDRVEQHLNSYLQAPQRLNQINLAAIKVGFINPNDFQRLGKYFWQQLKTYDFTYMTYGNLQNDFLGAGYAYGQLEIAEVTQQTGGTIYSYIPDAQGNRTYPPKIFKEPNPNTDDWFTKTIVAGKPIWTPIYIWAGNTGEISISASAPIFDDSHRLTGVIGIDLSLTKISNFLESLRVGNSGKIFIVDRSGLLVADSSSRPAYKLIHGKPQRLRPQELSDPMIQSTAQQLIANFGSFKQIQARQQLHVEITDEAVFIQVIPYRDQYGIDWLIVVTVPESDFMAEIQANAHWTILLCGLTLLVATGIGILTTSWIIRPILRIHHASQAIARGEWQGTLSEETAIAELKTLAASFNWMSMQLRQSFDRVKASLQESKEKYQTLFQTLPLGVAITDPHGRIIEANPAAEQILEIHAQTQTERSYFTPDWQGVKKPGWFPSGRR, from the coding sequence ATGGTGCCGTTTTTGGTGCAAGTGATCGCAGCCGTAGGCCTGGTTGGGTATCTGTCATACCGGAGTGGGCACCAGGCAGTGCAGGCACTAGCCAGTCGGCTGATGGTAGAAACTGGCGATCGCGTTGAACAACATCTCAATAGTTATTTACAGGCTCCCCAACGTCTCAATCAAATTAATTTAGCAGCCATTAAGGTTGGATTCATCAATCCCAACGACTTTCAACGGTTGGGGAAATATTTTTGGCAGCAATTAAAAACCTATGATTTCACCTACATGACCTATGGGAATCTTCAGAATGATTTCTTGGGGGCGGGTTATGCCTATGGTCAGTTGGAAATCGCTGAAGTCACCCAGCAGACGGGTGGAACTATTTACAGCTATATTCCAGACGCCCAGGGAAATCGCACCTATCCCCCGAAAATTTTCAAAGAACCGAATCCAAACACCGATGACTGGTTCACAAAGACGATCGTTGCAGGCAAACCAATCTGGACTCCTATTTACATCTGGGCAGGGAATACGGGGGAAATTTCGATCTCCGCCAGTGCCCCCATTTTTGACGACTCCCACCGGCTGACAGGTGTGATTGGCATCGATCTGAGTCTGACTAAAATTAGTAATTTTTTAGAGAGTCTCAGAGTCGGTAATTCAGGAAAAATTTTCATCGTTGACCGTTCTGGATTGCTCGTGGCTGACTCCAGTTCTCGGCCTGCTTACAAGCTGATTCACGGGAAACCCCAGCGACTGCGACCGCAGGAACTTTCTGATCCCATGATTCAGTCAACGGCTCAACAATTAATTGCCAACTTTGGTAGTTTTAAGCAGATCCAAGCCCGTCAACAACTGCATGTTGAGATCACCGATGAAGCCGTATTTATTCAAGTCATTCCCTATCGGGATCAATATGGCATTGATTGGCTGATTGTCGTCACCGTGCCAGAGTCTGACTTTATGGCAGAAATCCAAGCGAATGCCCACTGGACAATTCTGTTATGCGGCCTTACCTTGCTGGTGGCGACGGGGATAGGCATCCTCACTACTAGTTGGATTATTCGCCCAATTTTGCGCATCCATCATGCCAGTCAGGCGATCGCGCGGGGGGAGTGGCAGGGGACCTTATCAGAGGAAACGGCGATCGCCGAACTCAAGACCCTGGCGGCCTCCTTTAACTGGATGTCCATGCAATTGAGGCAATCCTTTGATCGAGTCAAAGCATCGCTACAAGAGTCAAAAGAGAAATATCAAACCCTCTTTCAAACGTTGCCCCTGGGGGTGGCGATCACAGATCCCCATGGCAGGATCATTGAAGCTAATCCGGCTGCCGAACAGATCTTAGAAATTCATGCCCAAACTCAAACTGAACGGAGCTACTTTACACCTGACTGGCAGGGGGTGAAAAAACCCGGATGGTTCCCCTCTGGCCGCCGATGA
- a CDS encoding isoprenyl transferase, translating to MNVLQPQIPLSDWQLLPPDLDPQRLPNHVAVIMDGNGRWAQQRGFPRMMGHRRGVRTLKALVRCCQDWGIPSLTVYAFSTENWQRPLEEVNFLMQLFEQMLWQELAVMHQQGVHLQFIGDNSSLPPSLQAIMDYARQTTAGNRSFYLNVALNYGSRQEIVRACQAMGRQIQGGQLNPDEITENSFAQHLDTAAIADPDLLIRTSGELRLSNFLLWQLAYAEIYSTPILWPDFDRVEFYRALLAYQRRDRRFGRLSSS from the coding sequence ATGAATGTTTTACAGCCGCAGATCCCGCTTTCAGACTGGCAATTGCTGCCGCCCGATCTAGATCCTCAACGGCTGCCCAACCATGTCGCCGTGATTATGGATGGTAACGGACGCTGGGCACAGCAGCGGGGATTCCCTCGGATGATGGGACATCGCCGGGGGGTCAGAACCCTGAAGGCACTGGTGCGTTGTTGCCAGGATTGGGGGATTCCCTCCCTGACGGTCTATGCCTTTTCCACGGAGAACTGGCAACGCCCCTTAGAGGAAGTCAATTTTCTGATGCAACTGTTTGAGCAAATGCTCTGGCAGGAACTGGCAGTGATGCATCAGCAGGGGGTGCACTTGCAATTCATCGGCGATAATTCCAGCCTCCCCCCGTCCCTCCAGGCAATTATGGACTACGCCCGTCAAACCACCGCCGGGAACCGCTCGTTCTATCTGAATGTGGCTCTCAACTATGGGAGTCGCCAGGAAATTGTTCGCGCCTGTCAGGCAATGGGTCGCCAGATTCAGGGAGGGCAGTTGAACCCAGACGAAATTACTGAAAACTCTTTTGCCCAACATCTAGATACCGCTGCGATTGCTGACCCTGATCTGCTGATCCGCACCAGTGGGGAGCTGCGATTGAGTAATTTTCTGCTCTGGCAGTTGGCCTACGCTGAAATCTACAGCACACCAATACTCTGGCCTGACTTTGACCGGGTAGAATTTTATCGAGCTTTGCTGGCTTACCAACGCCGCGATCGCCGCTTTGGCAGACTCTCATCAAGCTGA
- a CDS encoding ferritin-like domain-containing protein, which yields MSGGSFDRQGNLLELGLWEKEERRHTPALGKIYQQLSGHKWEGRVKPVKPYQPSENPREDLYRHGLHRVITEYGAAGLYLWLMAHATGALQQVLHELLQDEINHMAKFWGFGLWAFPDHYGHRLQRSLRQWLEPNSPAKEASHLRSTQDLVRTFRHFMDLVDWSSWSWLNRGEIFYTFGLMLVQLLRWSQTLSPAYLEELLGSDRGPLSPPPITHR from the coding sequence TTGTCGGGGGGGAGCTTTGATCGGCAGGGGAATCTGCTGGAGCTAGGACTGTGGGAAAAGGAAGAACGGCGACATACCCCCGCCCTGGGGAAAATCTATCAACAGCTGAGCGGCCATAAATGGGAGGGAAGGGTCAAACCTGTCAAACCCTACCAACCCTCGGAGAACCCCCGAGAAGATCTTTACCGCCACGGGCTGCATCGGGTGATCACCGAGTACGGAGCTGCGGGACTCTATCTCTGGTTAATGGCCCATGCCACCGGAGCTTTACAGCAAGTCCTGCACGAACTCTTGCAGGATGAAATTAATCACATGGCCAAGTTCTGGGGATTTGGCCTCTGGGCATTTCCTGACCACTACGGCCACCGCCTCCAGCGATCGCTACGCCAATGGCTAGAACCCAATAGCCCCGCCAAGGAAGCGAGTCACCTTCGCTCCACTCAGGACTTGGTGCGTACCTTCCGGCATTTCATGGATTTGGTGGACTGGTCGAGTTGGTCTTGGCTCAACCGTGGGGAAATATTCTACACCTTTGGGCTGATGCTGGTGCAACTCCTGCGCTGGAGCCAAACCCTGAGTCCCGCATACCTGGAGGAACTCCTCGGTAGCGATCGGGGGCCACTATCCCCCCCACCCATCACCCACCGCTAG
- a CDS encoding DUF7219 family protein: MSAEQPPDKDHFLYPRSRYRGEFTPENLAFNANLQEFAQKIGYICALETGGKMPSKEAYQRIKELWKELKLSKHGLGIGENQPDGDSP; the protein is encoded by the coding sequence ATGTCCGCGGAACAGCCCCCCGATAAAGATCATTTTTTATATCCTCGCAGTCGCTATCGTGGCGAGTTTACCCCTGAGAATCTGGCATTCAATGCCAACTTGCAGGAGTTTGCCCAAAAGATTGGCTACATTTGTGCCCTGGAAACCGGAGGTAAAATGCCCTCCAAAGAAGCATATCAACGGATTAAAGAGCTGTGGAAGGAATTGAAGTTAAGTAAGCATGGACTGGGAATTGGGGAGAATCAGCCGGATGGGGATTCCCCTTGA
- a CDS encoding S-methyl-5'-thioadenosine phosphorylase has protein sequence MAQATIGIIGGSGLYKMEALQDVQEIQVDTPFGKPSDALILGTLEGTQVAFLARHGRHHHLLPTELPFRANVYAMKSLGVQYLISASAVGSLKAEVKPLDMVVPDQFIDRTRNRVSSFFGEGIAAHIAFGDPICPKLAAILAESVASLNLPEVTLHHGGTYICMEGPAFSTKAESHLYRSWGATIIGMTNLPEAKLAREAEMAYATLALVTDYDCWHPDHDQVSVEMVVGNLHRNASNAQKVIQEAVRRLSQNPPSSDAHSALKYAILTPRRPCP, from the coding sequence ATGGCTCAGGCAACAATTGGCATCATTGGCGGTAGCGGTCTGTATAAAATGGAAGCGCTGCAAGATGTCCAGGAGATTCAAGTTGACACTCCGTTTGGCAAGCCGTCCGATGCCTTGATATTAGGAACCCTGGAAGGCACACAGGTGGCCTTTCTGGCGCGTCATGGTCGCCACCACCACCTATTACCCACGGAACTCCCCTTTCGCGCCAATGTCTATGCCATGAAAAGCCTCGGGGTTCAGTATTTGATCTCCGCCTCCGCTGTCGGCTCTTTAAAGGCAGAAGTTAAACCTTTAGATATGGTCGTACCGGATCAGTTTATTGACCGAACTCGGAATCGAGTTTCTAGCTTTTTTGGCGAGGGAATTGCTGCCCACATTGCCTTTGGTGATCCGATCTGCCCAAAACTAGCAGCTATTTTAGCTGAGAGCGTTGCCAGTCTGAACCTTCCAGAGGTGACACTCCACCATGGTGGCACCTACATTTGTATGGAAGGGCCTGCCTTTTCAACTAAGGCAGAATCCCATCTGTACCGTAGTTGGGGCGCAACCATCATTGGGATGACGAACTTACCAGAAGCTAAATTAGCACGGGAAGCCGAGATGGCCTACGCAACCCTGGCGTTGGTTACAGACTATGACTGCTGGCACCCGGATCACGACCAGGTGTCCGTCGAGATGGTGGTGGGGAATTTGCACCGCAATGCCAGCAACGCCCAGAAAGTCATTCAGGAGGCTGTGCGGCGACTTAGCCAAAATCCCCCTAGCTCCGATGCCCACTCGGCGCTGAAGTATGCTATTTTAACCCCCCGTCGCCCATGTCCCTGA